Proteins co-encoded in one Nitrosopumilus sp. genomic window:
- a CDS encoding response regulator: MPPTVIVIDDSHALTQVVSEFLTLNSIDVLAVGQNGNEAVELYKKHSPDFVLMDYLMPEFNGLYGLQNIRKVNPNAKVIMFTGSADPGLFDQFRESGVFTILEKPCDFDKIVKTINNASSNTVQLTS, translated from the coding sequence ATGCCACCAACTGTTATTGTAATTGATGACAGCCATGCTTTAACACAGGTAGTTTCAGAGTTTCTCACACTCAATTCAATTGATGTTTTGGCTGTAGGACAAAATGGAAATGAAGCCGTGGAACTGTACAAAAAACATTCTCCGGATTTTGTATTGATGGATTATTTAATGCCTGAATTTAATGGATTGTACGGACTTCAAAACATTCGAAAAGTAAATCCTAATGCCAAAGTTATCATGTTTACAGGTAGTGCAGATCCGGGACTCTTTGATCAATTTAGGGAATCAGGGGTTTTTACCATATTAGAAAAACCATGTGATTTTGATAAAATCGTAAAGACGATTAACAACGCTTCAAGTAATACTGTTCAGTTGACTAGTTGA
- a CDS encoding peptidase — translation MFAALLLGSVSIPFAFAQFQAGGVDKEGSWYAGEGLKQGDFFSYSMCHVDYKECAKFEMDLWIKGDKQVGSETKWLAEVVVYDGNKRIVGEMELGKIAPEPTGGSDELGVYRGAFKSSVVWLSAFATSDSSSGGKGPKEFKATSWGKIGNIGGEQVLPKAIETITVPAGTWETVQMYWKTGGVGSKVWIVDDFPFPIKAKTYTHVSEGIPPTEYEFSLLEYKENVQTSPFEGIVSTLDELEAAGCETDFEKTVSIKKPTKNFDYQVHIFYGPEDPVVGCEMDWLISFISKYDDTEYLNQVQFDFLTVDENLKPLRSIAQEEGRKFLYSPSGQQTISMIVKEDPGIARYVIWIYGLSPEGIAPSGAADYLEIEVPIFAADGTIPVQKIPDWIKNNAGWWADGSIDDNSFVQGIQFLIKEGIMKIPPTVQGSGGSANNIPSWIKNNAGWWADGSIDDNSFVQGIQFLIKEGIMKIPQSVSTQKPSGYQPESLFD, via the coding sequence ATGTTTGCCGCTTTATTGTTAGGTTCAGTATCAATTCCATTCGCATTTGCGCAATTCCAAGCTGGCGGTGTGGATAAAGAAGGATCCTGGTATGCAGGCGAAGGTCTCAAACAAGGAGACTTCTTTTCATATTCAATGTGTCATGTGGACTACAAAGAATGTGCTAAATTTGAAATGGATCTGTGGATAAAAGGTGACAAACAAGTCGGAAGCGAAACCAAATGGTTAGCTGAAGTTGTCGTTTATGATGGCAACAAACGAATTGTAGGTGAAATGGAATTAGGAAAAATTGCGCCAGAACCTACAGGAGGCAGTGATGAATTAGGCGTTTACAGAGGTGCTTTCAAGTCTTCCGTGGTATGGCTTTCTGCATTTGCAACATCTGATTCCAGTTCTGGTGGAAAAGGTCCAAAAGAATTCAAAGCAACATCATGGGGTAAGATTGGAAACATTGGAGGCGAACAAGTACTTCCAAAAGCAATTGAAACAATTACTGTTCCAGCAGGTACTTGGGAAACTGTTCAAATGTATTGGAAGACTGGTGGCGTTGGAAGCAAAGTATGGATTGTAGATGATTTTCCATTTCCAATAAAAGCTAAAACTTACACACATGTGTCTGAAGGAATTCCGCCTACAGAATACGAATTCTCGTTGTTAGAATATAAAGAAAATGTACAAACTAGTCCTTTTGAAGGCATTGTGTCCACTTTGGATGAACTTGAAGCAGCAGGATGTGAAACTGATTTTGAAAAGACAGTTAGCATAAAAAAACCTACAAAGAACTTTGATTACCAAGTGCATATCTTCTATGGTCCTGAAGATCCAGTTGTGGGCTGTGAAATGGATTGGCTAATTAGTTTCATTAGTAAATATGATGATACTGAATACTTGAACCAAGTTCAATTTGACTTTCTAACTGTAGATGAAAATTTGAAACCTCTAAGATCAATTGCACAGGAAGAAGGCAGGAAGTTTCTCTATTCTCCATCAGGTCAACAAACTATTAGCATGATTGTAAAAGAAGATCCTGGCATTGCTCGTTATGTTATTTGGATTTATGGATTATCTCCTGAAGGAATTGCCCCGTCTGGAGCAGCTGATTATTTGGAGATTGAAGTTCCAATATTTGCAGCTGACGGTACAATTCCCGTACAAAAAATTCCTGATTGGATTAAAAACAATGCCGGTTGGTGGGCTGACGGTTCCATAGATGACAATTCCTTTGTACAAGGAATTCAATTCTTAATAAAAGAAGGCATCATGAAGATTCCTCCCACAGTTCAAGGCTCTGGCGGAAGCGCAAATAACATTCCATCATGGATTAAAAACAATGCCGGTTGGTGGGCTGACGGTTCCATAGATGACAATTCCTTTGTACAAGGAATTCAATTCTTAATAAAAGAAGGCATCATGAAGATTCCTCAATCTGTTTCAACACAAAAGCCAAGCGGATATCAACCAGAATCCTTGTTTGATTAA
- a CDS encoding potassium transporter TrkG, whose protein sequence is MPYETKNIVNNILDRKVSRFANTNFLRLLDSTSMVDACSIMQKNHKDEVIVIDKTNSVVGIVTDQDVLKKIGEAHANPKKTTLDDIMTFPLVSIKHNDTLLDALKIMRDKNLRKLAVTEDDGTVIGIIYQNTITSLIRQKVASPSPTNYSIKAILWNLGTVTQFAGILMLIPSIVATLLNESLVATGVFLMATLLLITGFFLNTYGEKHPLTLRGSAVMILASFFILVLLGTIPYLYVSPYGQGDFADLFASSFFSSASSFTTAGITLFGTPEDLPDSFTFFRSFSQFVGGMSFIYLIMTAFYPEKKLITMRGFISGNIPKLRELFATIAIVFSIYAVIIALLMFYLGERNILDDFSLAMSVLSTGGFMPDSAILETLTVPEYLVLMAGMILGALPFGLHYAFVRKKFMSFKLTKEVGIYFAILGGAILLFTATTDVSELDSAFTVIAASTTAGMQIIDLTDIGDVSVSILFVLMLIGGCGFSTAGGIKIFRLEQIFQFRKYFKKSKWEKIPIHERKEIWIAVILLILFPTAPIPVAYHISNQGYDFNDSYFESVGAITTAGLGTGIIDNDLDAFSKILVGLLMILGRLEIILLAYIFVPKLIS, encoded by the coding sequence ATGCCTTATGAAACCAAGAATATTGTAAACAACATTCTTGACAGAAAAGTGTCTAGGTTTGCAAACACAAACTTTTTGAGACTTTTAGATTCTACATCCATGGTAGATGCATGTAGCATCATGCAAAAAAATCACAAAGACGAGGTTATTGTAATTGACAAAACAAATTCTGTAGTTGGAATAGTTACGGATCAAGATGTCCTAAAAAAAATCGGCGAAGCTCACGCAAATCCAAAAAAGACCACATTAGATGACATCATGACATTTCCTCTTGTCAGCATCAAACACAATGATACGTTACTTGATGCCCTGAAAATAATGAGGGATAAAAATTTACGAAAACTTGCAGTGACAGAAGATGATGGAACTGTAATTGGCATAATTTACCAGAATACCATAACCAGTCTTATCCGCCAAAAGGTGGCATCTCCTTCCCCTACAAACTATTCAATCAAAGCAATACTGTGGAATCTTGGGACAGTAACTCAGTTCGCAGGAATACTGATGCTCATCCCGTCAATTGTTGCAACACTGCTCAATGAATCATTGGTTGCAACAGGGGTGTTCCTGATGGCCACATTACTTTTGATTACGGGATTTTTCTTAAATACATACGGAGAAAAACATCCACTTACATTGCGAGGCTCAGCAGTGATGATACTTGCAAGCTTTTTCATTTTGGTGTTGCTTGGTACCATTCCATACCTGTATGTCTCACCATATGGCCAAGGGGATTTTGCAGACCTGTTTGCAAGCAGTTTTTTCTCTAGTGCATCAAGCTTTACTACCGCCGGAATAACGCTATTTGGAACACCTGAGGATTTGCCTGACAGTTTTACCTTCTTCCGAAGTTTCAGTCAGTTTGTAGGGGGAATGAGCTTCATTTACCTGATAATGACTGCGTTTTATCCTGAAAAGAAACTCATTACAATGAGGGGTTTTATCTCAGGTAACATTCCAAAACTGCGTGAACTGTTTGCAACAATCGCAATAGTCTTTTCGATTTATGCTGTAATCATTGCATTGTTGATGTTTTATCTGGGAGAGCGAAACATTCTGGATGACTTTTCTCTTGCAATGAGTGTGCTATCTACTGGAGGATTCATGCCTGATTCTGCTATTTTAGAAACATTGACCGTACCAGAATATTTGGTATTGATGGCAGGTATGATACTTGGAGCGTTGCCATTTGGACTTCACTATGCATTTGTCAGAAAAAAATTCATGTCCTTCAAGCTTACAAAAGAAGTCGGAATTTATTTTGCAATACTTGGTGGTGCAATTTTACTTTTTACTGCAACAACTGATGTTTCTGAGTTGGATTCAGCATTTACTGTAATTGCCGCAAGTACCACTGCAGGCATGCAGATTATTGATCTGACAGATATTGGCGATGTGTCTGTGAGTATTTTGTTTGTCCTGATGCTAATTGGTGGCTGTGGATTTTCAACGGCTGGTGGAATTAAGATATTCCGCCTTGAGCAAATATTCCAGTTTAGAAAATATTTCAAAAAATCAAAGTGGGAGAAAATTCCAATCCATGAGCGAAAAGAAATATGGATTGCAGTAATTTTGCTTATCTTGTTTCCAACTGCCCCTATCCCTGTGGCATATCACATAAGTAATCAGGGTTATGATTTTAACGATTCATATTTTGAGTCAGTTGGTGCGATAACCACTGCAGGGTTAGGGACAGGAATAATTGACAATGATCTTGATGCGTTTTCAAAAATACTTGTGGGGCTGCTTATGATATTGGGTCGTCTGGAAATAATTTTGCTTGCATACATCTTTGTGCCTAAACTTATTTCATAG
- a CDS encoding 50S ribosomal protein L16 produces the protein MHGANYRTATGQIFTRKEYIKGKPQIKIAKFQGGKRGVYKYCVQLLINEKIQIRHMAIESARLAANKTLEKTTGETGYYSRLRIYPHNLLRENKQIATAGADRVSEGMRRSWGKAVSLGARVKQGQCIMEMYVNNEAHLEAAKKALHGACVKLPGTPTINVIEWNKVSP, from the coding sequence ATGCATGGTGCAAATTATAGAACTGCAACTGGACAAATTTTTACCAGAAAGGAGTACATCAAGGGTAAACCACAGATCAAAATTGCAAAATTTCAGGGGGGTAAAAGAGGAGTTTACAAGTATTGTGTACAGTTATTGATTAACGAAAAGATCCAGATCCGACACATGGCAATTGAATCAGCTAGATTAGCAGCAAACAAAACACTAGAGAAGACAACAGGTGAAACAGGCTACTATTCAAGATTAAGAATTTACCCACATAATCTCCTAAGAGAGAACAAACAGATTGCAACTGCAGGGGCAGATAGAGTTTCGGAAGGAATGCGAAGATCCTGGGGCAAAGCAGTTAGTTTGGGTGCAAGAGTCAAACAAGGCCAATGCATTATGGAAATGTACGTAAATAATGAAGCGCATTTAGAGGCAGCAAAAAAAGCACTTCATGGGGCATGTGTGAAATTACCAGGCACTCCAACAATTAATGTAATTGAATGGAATAAAGTATCACCATAA
- a CDS encoding chemotaxis protein yields the protein MATKKKTAAQPKKVVKKVSKEPTPSAVLKKVASVSDSNKALQKEIKVMSKIFGENQKVLLSMKGMIDTLTSTLEYIQKQSKQINIIEEDTQKLYAGLNQVRTQSNLVNKINDQTTKLQDEINKISEIQKTTKPQELSQQVQDSMNSIKNNSQMIIKIAQRIDEVRDDLRKVSGKTDSFLEISSEMNKLKNNLDEISDKTAKLDTGNQIIQSLKQEFERIADSAISTTDLNSELEAIKVTIDSISSKASRIDSLGGIIDGLKQQFETISSNAKSAENLSLQTIKDLGGKIDRIETEIGGLSKRADSTAFVGEGLKSVQEDISNFKQTVFDKTNSIEQKISSASDILKRQDASTIEFHKKSDKLFEEIQSIKSATNKSTSDSSKEMMALLKLSEYQSNVRMNTESKYGELKDIEKMAAQTADIVNLFDRVSIELGEKIPLPQEVRQWAVSKILDCADKWEVRFSDVYSVLTNAIGRDMLKETIRVQQVRDIYGIRAVDEIRKDLNIP from the coding sequence ATGGCTACAAAGAAAAAGACAGCTGCCCAACCAAAAAAAGTAGTGAAAAAAGTTTCAAAAGAACCAACGCCATCAGCAGTACTAAAGAAAGTAGCATCAGTTTCAGATTCTAACAAAGCATTACAAAAAGAGATCAAAGTAATGTCAAAGATTTTTGGAGAAAATCAAAAAGTCCTTTTATCAATGAAAGGAATGATCGACACACTAACATCAACTTTGGAGTATATCCAAAAACAATCAAAACAGATCAACATAATAGAAGAAGACACTCAAAAATTATACGCAGGACTAAATCAAGTAAGAACTCAATCTAATTTAGTAAATAAAATAAATGATCAAACTACGAAACTGCAAGATGAGATAAACAAAATTTCTGAGATCCAAAAGACAACAAAACCTCAGGAATTATCTCAGCAAGTTCAAGACAGTATGAATTCAATTAAGAACAATTCTCAAATGATAATAAAAATTGCACAAAGAATTGACGAAGTCAGAGATGATCTCAGAAAAGTTTCTGGAAAAACAGATTCATTTTTAGAGATTAGCTCTGAGATGAACAAACTAAAAAACAATCTGGATGAAATCTCAGATAAAACTGCAAAACTAGATACTGGGAATCAAATCATCCAGAGTCTCAAACAAGAATTTGAAAGAATTGCAGATAGTGCAATATCAACAACAGATCTTAATTCAGAACTTGAAGCAATCAAAGTCACAATTGATTCTATTTCATCAAAAGCATCAAGGATTGATTCTCTGGGAGGAATAATTGACGGACTCAAGCAACAGTTTGAAACAATTTCGTCAAATGCTAAATCAGCAGAAAACCTAAGCTTACAGACAATCAAGGATTTAGGAGGCAAAATAGATAGGATTGAGACTGAAATTGGAGGATTATCAAAAAGAGCAGATTCCACAGCATTTGTAGGAGAAGGACTCAAATCAGTCCAGGAAGATATTTCAAATTTCAAGCAGACAGTGTTTGATAAAACAAACAGCATAGAGCAAAAAATATCCTCAGCATCAGATATTCTAAAAAGACAAGATGCATCGACAATAGAATTTCATAAAAAATCAGACAAACTATTTGAAGAAATACAGTCAATTAAAAGTGCCACAAACAAGTCAACAAGTGATTCATCAAAGGAGATGATGGCATTGCTAAAACTCTCAGAATACCAATCAAACGTCAGAATGAATACAGAATCAAAGTACGGTGAATTAAAAGACATTGAGAAGATGGCAGCGCAAACTGCAGATATTGTGAATTTATTTGACAGAGTCTCAATTGAGTTAGGTGAAAAAATTCCACTGCCGCAAGAAGTAAGACAGTGGGCAGTAAGTAAGATCTTAGATTGTGCAGACAAGTGGGAAGTTAGATTCAGCGATGTCTATTCAGTTTTAACTAATGCAATAGGCAGAGACATGTTAAAAGAAACAATTAGAGTGCAACAAGTAAGAGATATTTATGGAATTAGAGCAGTAGATGAAATTAGAAAGGATCTAAATATTCCTTAG
- a CDS encoding DNA repair helicase → MGLRDIKLKEEYRSDRDDIVTEFFFPCLSHCIEYDRCVDFLSIHALTTISMAFENFSGGNAKLRMITGHRFRTADLNLFTKLFSEKFTKSFEGRSIQNSKIQKLQDIVNKGQIELKIVIPNSEQIANSFSERIGIFRDDDDQAVAFTGTSRESFSTQTRDFESVDVFTSWNDKSRVERKMQDFQDLWNNKTKHVEVYDFMFAEENNLLKYSSEWIMQD, encoded by the coding sequence TTGGGATTAAGAGATATCAAATTAAAAGAAGAGTATCGTTCAGATAGAGATGATATTGTAACAGAGTTTTTCTTTCCTTGTCTAAGTCATTGTATAGAATATGATAGGTGTGTGGATTTTTTATCAATTCATGCTCTAACCACGATTTCAATGGCGTTTGAAAATTTTTCAGGCGGAAATGCAAAATTAAGAATGATAACAGGCCACAGGTTTAGAACGGCTGATCTGAATCTATTTACAAAACTATTTTCAGAAAAATTCACAAAATCATTTGAAGGAAGATCAATTCAAAATTCTAAAATTCAGAAACTTCAAGACATTGTAAACAAAGGTCAAATTGAGTTAAAAATTGTAATTCCAAATTCAGAGCAAATAGCAAATTCATTTTCAGAGAGAATAGGAATTTTCAGAGACGATGATGATCAAGCTGTTGCGTTTACGGGAACATCAAGAGAATCATTTTCAACTCAAACAAGAGATTTTGAATCAGTAGATGTTTTTACATCATGGAATGATAAATCAAGAGTTGAAAGAAAGATGCAAGACTTTCAAGATCTCTGGAACAACAAGACAAAACATGTAGAAGTTTATGATTTTATGTTTGCAGAAGAGAACAATCTTTTAAAATATTCATCAGAATGGATTATGCAAGACTAG
- a CDS encoding tetratricopeptide repeat protein: protein MVGLFKHPKRRLKKLLKDGEYSDAIKLGKRLESEFLDDHDFMFIMGSVYLIVDDAKKALPYFDKAFELDNTDVENLTLKTNVHLALEQKDEAIDCCKRILKLQPENSEAQDLLEELESL, encoded by the coding sequence ATGGTAGGGCTTTTCAAACATCCAAAACGCCGTCTAAAAAAATTACTAAAAGACGGTGAATACAGTGATGCAATAAAGCTTGGAAAAAGATTGGAATCCGAATTTTTGGATGATCATGATTTTATGTTCATTATGGGAAGTGTTTATCTAATTGTAGATGATGCAAAAAAAGCATTGCCTTATTTTGACAAAGCATTTGAACTTGACAACACAGATGTAGAAAATCTTACTTTGAAAACAAATGTTCATTTGGCATTGGAACAAAAAGATGAGGCAATTGATTGTTGTAAGCGTATTTTAAAATTGCAACCAGAAAATTCTGAAGCACAAGATTTGCTTGAAGAACTAGAAAGTCTCTGA
- the endA gene encoding tRNA-intron lyase, whose translation MDDTPIVNGEMISDQACISDKNLIHELELKGYGEIENEKLFLKQFETLYLLYTKRLILKKIKKQIDFDTFMSICQKTDSDILTKFLIYRDLRNRGYVVKDGFGFGSDFRVYERGHFGEKGAKYLVFGLNEGQQEKMGNLQKKIEDITHMGKEPIIAVIDRRGEVIYYKINRMNFYENKARLEESFQL comes from the coding sequence ATGGATGATACTCCTATCGTTAACGGTGAGATGATTTCTGATCAAGCTTGCATTTCTGATAAAAATTTGATTCATGAACTTGAACTAAAGGGATATGGAGAAATTGAAAATGAAAAATTATTCTTAAAACAATTTGAGACTCTGTATTTGTTATATACTAAAAGACTGATTTTAAAAAAAATCAAAAAACAAATTGATTTTGATACTTTTATGAGCATTTGCCAAAAAACTGATTCTGACATACTTACTAAATTTTTGATATATCGTGATCTTCGAAATAGAGGATATGTTGTAAAAGATGGGTTTGGTTTTGGTTCTGACTTTAGAGTTTATGAGAGAGGACATTTTGGTGAGAAAGGAGCAAAATATCTAGTCTTTGGACTCAACGAAGGTCAGCAAGAGAAGATGGGCAATCTACAAAAAAAGATTGAAGATATCACACATATGGGAAAAGAACCAATAATTGCAGTTATTGATCGTCGTGGTGAAGTAATCTATTATAAAATCAACAGAATGAATTTCTATGAAAATAAAGCGAGATTAGAAGAATCTTTTCAACTCTAG
- the cas1 gene encoding CRISPR-associated endonuclease Cas1: protein MNPLLISGFGTSINVDKRKLIITNKLKKEKLEFYPHKIDHDSIIIDGHTGNISFEAMRWTVKHGINLSLLNWNGNLLSVTLPEEPKSGGLKIKQYQKYLDDSFRKTIATKIIQTKVDHSLSLLEQLSNYYDVDYLKIKQSFEKETRGLDANSDRIYSDLMTYEGRIAQIYFEQISKIINKIVPEFRFNVRKNKAMSRNYNASDEVNALFNYGYAILESEIRKSVNAVGLDSTIGFLHEITPSRTPLVYDLQELFRWIIDLSIIQLLEEKKLKKSDFIVTENYNMRLREKTAKLLIEKISANFNTKVPYKGRNYYYQNVLFDNIRNLAHCISDKKIKFDFDVPKLIIQRDDTSKLREKILSLTPDDRRKLGINKSTLWYIKKNISDGKTAKIYEKIIYKLNYMN from the coding sequence ATGAATCCTTTGTTGATTTCAGGATTTGGCACATCCATCAATGTTGACAAGCGAAAACTCATCATTACAAACAAACTAAAAAAAGAAAAACTTGAATTCTATCCTCACAAGATTGATCATGATTCTATAATCATAGACGGGCATACTGGAAATATTTCCTTTGAGGCAATGCGTTGGACTGTAAAGCATGGAATCAATCTATCTTTGCTCAATTGGAATGGCAATCTTTTATCAGTTACACTTCCTGAGGAACCAAAATCAGGAGGATTGAAAATAAAGCAGTACCAAAAATACTTGGATGATTCATTTAGAAAAACAATTGCAACAAAGATTATCCAAACCAAAGTTGATCATTCTCTCAGTCTGTTGGAGCAACTCTCAAATTATTACGATGTGGATTATCTCAAAATAAAACAATCATTTGAAAAAGAGACACGAGGACTAGATGCAAACTCTGATAGAATTTATTCTGACTTGATGACCTATGAGGGAAGAATAGCCCAGATTTACTTTGAGCAGATTTCTAAAATAATCAACAAAATCGTGCCTGAATTCAGGTTTAATGTGCGTAAAAACAAGGCAATGTCTAGAAACTATAATGCATCAGATGAGGTCAATGCACTGTTCAACTATGGATATGCAATACTAGAATCAGAAATCAGAAAGTCAGTCAATGCAGTAGGGCTTGATAGTACAATTGGATTCTTGCATGAGATTACTCCGTCAAGAACCCCTTTGGTCTATGATCTGCAAGAGCTGTTCAGATGGATAATTGACTTGTCAATAATTCAACTGTTAGAAGAAAAGAAACTCAAAAAATCAGACTTTATTGTAACTGAGAATTACAACATGAGATTACGAGAGAAAACTGCCAAATTGCTAATTGAAAAGATATCTGCAAACTTTAACACAAAGGTTCCATACAAGGGCAGAAACTATTACTATCAAAATGTGTTATTTGACAATATTCGAAACCTTGCACATTGCATTTCTGATAAAAAGATAAAGTTTGACTTTGATGTTCCAAAACTAATCATTCAAAGAGATGATACTAGCAAACTACGGGAGAAAATCCTGTCATTGACTCCCGATGACAGAAGAAAACTTGGAATCAACAAGTCTACTTTGTGGTATATCAAGAAGAATATATCAGACGGCAAGACTGCAAAAATTTATGAAAAGATAATATACAAACTAAATTACATGAATTGA
- a CDS encoding cation:proton antiporter: MQNISLQIDTSEIHSSLNTTVTSLIEQITPDLPHTTFVTDLAFIMIIGAVVTLAFFKIRQPLIIGYLFAGMLIGPLSPFWSWVLPEGGPSSNSSGGVGILSDISALNLFSEIGVILLLFVIGIEFPYAKIKNIGRVAVGVGTMGLFSTLGVVFYTATALGMEFLDALFIAAALSISSTAIIVKILEEMGRIKKESSILVLGILIVEDVIAVILISSLQSIALVGTVSIESVIVVVLVAIGLIVGTFTIGTRIIPPLIDRVAEAEHREILLLSILGVCFGYALLANVVGLSVAIGAFLAGVLIAESKSSEVAKLLSSPIKDMFVAIFFISVGALMDISQLENHIFLAIALIAVAIGMKFGGNLIGNIIFRQKRSKAIRSAFTLAAPRGEFSIVIVKVGVDIGAVSAFLFPLMGIISIITAFISPFLVKAGDKIIPALKEKQDV; the protein is encoded by the coding sequence ATGCAAAACATTTCACTTCAGATAGATACAAGTGAAATTCATAGCTCACTTAACACAACAGTTACCAGTTTAATTGAACAGATAACTCCTGATCTTCCTCATACAACTTTTGTAACTGATTTGGCATTTATTATGATAATTGGTGCAGTAGTCACTCTTGCTTTTTTCAAAATTAGACAACCGCTAATCATTGGTTATCTTTTTGCAGGAATGCTAATTGGTCCTTTGTCTCCTTTTTGGTCATGGGTTTTACCTGAAGGTGGCCCATCTTCTAATTCATCTGGAGGTGTTGGAATTCTCTCTGATATTTCTGCGTTGAATCTTTTTTCTGAAATTGGCGTAATTTTACTTCTTTTTGTAATTGGGATAGAATTTCCATATGCAAAAATCAAAAACATTGGACGTGTAGCAGTTGGGGTTGGAACTATGGGTCTGTTTTCAACATTGGGTGTTGTGTTTTATACTGCAACCGCACTTGGAATGGAATTTTTAGATGCCCTCTTCATTGCAGCCGCATTGTCTATTTCTAGTACTGCAATAATTGTCAAAATTTTAGAAGAGATGGGACGGATCAAAAAGGAATCTTCTATCCTTGTTTTGGGAATTTTGATTGTAGAAGACGTAATTGCAGTTATTTTGATTTCTTCATTGCAGTCCATTGCTTTAGTTGGGACAGTCTCTATTGAATCTGTAATTGTTGTGGTTCTAGTTGCTATTGGTCTTATAGTTGGAACATTTACCATTGGAACTCGAATCATTCCACCACTAATTGATAGAGTTGCAGAAGCTGAGCACCGTGAAATTCTATTGCTAAGTATTCTAGGTGTTTGCTTTGGATATGCATTACTTGCTAATGTAGTTGGATTGTCAGTTGCAATTGGCGCCTTTTTAGCAGGGGTTCTTATTGCAGAATCAAAATCGTCCGAAGTTGCAAAACTGCTGTCAAGTCCAATAAAAGACATGTTTGTCGCAATTTTCTTTATTTCAGTTGGCGCCTTGATGGATATATCACAACTTGAAAATCACATCTTTTTGGCAATTGCCTTGATTGCTGTAGCAATCGGAATGAAATTTGGTGGGAATCTGATTGGAAATATTATCTTTCGACAAAAACGTAGCAAAGCGATACGTTCTGCATTTACTTTAGCTGCTCCAAGAGGTGAATTTTCAATTGTAATTGTAAAAGTTGGGGTGGATATAGGGGCAGTCAGTGCTTTCTTGTTCCCATTGATGGGTATAATTTCTATAATCACTGCATTTATTTCTCCATTTTTAGTAAAAGCAGGTGATAAAATAATCCCCGCGCTAAAGGAAAAACAAGATGTCTGA